From the genome of Meriones unguiculatus strain TT.TT164.6M chromosome 17, Bangor_MerUng_6.1, whole genome shotgun sequence:
TGCCCGGCGCGGCTCAGGCAACCTCGAAGTGGTCGCCAGCCCCGCCGTTCGGAAAAGGGGTCCTCACAAACCCCACAACCCGGAGCACAGAAACTACATGCCATCGAGCACACGTTGATAGACCACAGACACCTGCCTGTGGAGGCCTATTTCACCGGCTTTGCGCTAGCCCTGGCACAACTGCGTGAGTGAGCCGTCAGAAACAGTCACCACGGGCAGGCACGCCTGCCAGGCGGGCAGGGCGGACAGGGCGCTGGCGAGGCCGACTGGGTCCCGAGCGGAGGTTTGCCAGACTCTGCCAGTCCCTTTGCCGAGGTCTGGCTCCGGAGGCGTCCTGCCGCACACGTTTAAGCCCCAACGCTGCGGGTCTGCATTCCTTCTGGCTTCCGGACccccgccctcccctcccccgccctctGCAGTGCCGGGAGCCTCGCCTGCCACCGCCACCCGGGAGGACTGTGCGCAAGGGCTCCACTCTCCTTGGCAGCCAGGCAGACCCGCGGCCTGAATGCTAGTCTGAAtcgaggaagggaagggggagagccAGAACCAAATGGGGCCCCGGGAAGCGGTGGGAGGTCTGCGCCCAGGAGCCGGGCTTGAGTCCGCCCCAGCCGGTTTGGCATTGGCCCCTCCTGGGCCGCCAGGCTGCGGAGCAAAGGCCGGCCCTTACACGCACCCGGCCTTTTGTGCGAAGGAAACACAAAGGAGAGGGAAAAACACGTCTTCCGTTTTGAAGGAGGAGGCCAACATCTCCAGGACGCCTGGGCAAGCCAGGACCTCCCGGAGCCCGGCCTGCCGGGGCGGATTAGCCTGGGCAAGGGAGCACTCCACTCCGGGGGAAGGCTCAGCGACCCGGCTGCGCGTGCTGGTGGGAAACTCGGCCCGGACCCCCGGGACCGCAGGAAGGAGCGAGATCCCCAAGAGGGCGAAAACCGTCTCTCCGAtcgagaggggcaggggaggggcagCCTCGTCCAGTTTCcgatggggggggggagtgtaaGGAGACACAGCAAACGGACCCAGCCTCTGGCTGGCCTCTGGGCCAAAGGAGAGCGGGGGACACCGACGGCCCCCAGGCCGCAGGCAGCTCTCAGGTGGAGAGAAGGCCGCCCAGGGCAGTGACCGCTGGGAGCTGCTGGCCAGAGCTTCCGACCTGGGGACCACGCGATGCCGCTGCACAGCTGACCTGCCGGACAACCTAGCACCAGGCTGTGGCAGCGGTCAAAAGGCTAGGGGACAGGGGACGCGGAGCGCATGGCAGGGAGCCCGCAGGCTGCGCTCCTGACGTCGAGCTGGGTTTTCCCAGGTTCTAGATTCCTGCTACGGCAGAGCGGGTTCCCCAAGTGACCCCGGCTCCAGCTCTCACAGGCTTCCAGGCGCAGCACAGACAAGCCCCGGGCGCGACAGAAGAAGGAGCGGGGCTCCGGGAGCTTAGGCGGCCGCCGCAGCCGGCGGCTCGTGCCACCTACTCGCCCGCGCGCCGTGCCGCCTGACGCTTGTCAGGGGCGTCGGCAGGGGCACAGCCCCACGCCCCAGCTGGGGGCCCCACGGAGCGCACCCCCACGCCCGCCCTCACCCCCAAAGGCCCCAAAGCGGTCCTCACGTGCCCAAGCTCCTAATCCCACCGCCACCCCCACGCGACAGCCTCTGCTAATTGAACAGCTATGGGTCCATCCCTGCAACCGTTGGGCGACATTATCAGCACGCTTCGGTTCTTCGTGTTTTAAACACATATTTAACGGATGGCTGCAGAGCCAGCTGGGAAACCCGCGGGCTGGAAAACAATGCTCCTGAAGGCACGAGACGGAGGCGAACCCCACAGCCCGACCCCCAGGGGGAAGCTTAGCACCGAATCTTCATGCCTGATCTGGCTTCGCTACAAGAGAACCAAATACTGTTCGTCTGCTTGCTTCTTCTTAAAACTATACAAGCGAATTAAAACGCCAAGCAACGGAAGCAACCCCGAGAAAAGAGCGTTAAAACTCCCCGAGAAAGAATTGGGCTCCtatggttgggggaggggggaggggtagCATCCGAGatctgtaaaaataaatacacaaacaaacaaacaaaacacatgtgAGCTAGGCATGTCTGGATGTGAGAAGcagttgggggctgggaggaaaatCCGCTGTCCCTCTTCTTAGGGACCGACCGCCTCCCGCTGGCATCTGCGGTAGGCAGGGACCACCTGTATGGCCTGGCGGCATCTTCCCCCGGAGGCTGAGATCAGCTCCTAGACTCTCGCTTCTGTAAAATGGGCGGGTGTGCAGTTATCTGGGCCGCCAGCCCTCCGGATCGGGGGCCTAGCGCGGCTCAAGAATCAGCTCCCCCGTGTGGGGCCTCCGAGAAGCCGGTGCCCCTAACCCCGCTGGCGAGGAGCTGCTGTGGCCGGGTTTCCCCGCTAATAAacgggttgggggggggggaccgTCTATGCGTCGGCGCCATGACTGTGTGACAATATTTCCTCCTTGCTTCCCACACAACCCTCAGCTCTACGGTGAATTTCTGCCCCAAATGCCAAGAGCCTTTCTCCTGCCTCCTCGCCCACCCAGTGCTCGCCAAGGCCATGCCCCCAGCTGGGGGCGCTACCGCCTGTCCCCGGAGCTGCAGCGACGGCCACCAAGTAGAACTGGCCGAGGACGTGGGGCGCCTTGTGCGCGGCTGGCCTTTTCTCGTCCAAAAGGTCACAGTTTGAGGAAAGCCTCCGGCAGAGACGGGCGGCGGGAAGCAGGCGGAGCCGGGGAAGGCCAGCCCGCCTCAGGTGTGGCCGGCCGCCTCCGCGTTCGCCCTCAGACATCCAACGGGTGGTCGGTTGGACGCGTTTGGGGGTCCCCAGTCCATCCCTTGCCCCAGCCCGACGCCACGGTGACCCGAGTTTTACAGAAAGTTGTGGGCGACCCCTCTTTCCCAGGGTCCCCATTCCTCTCCGCCAGCCGGGCCAGCCTACCATCCTCCTCCcgcttcttttcccttccccgcGCAGGTCCCTCCTCCGGCCCTCCTCCGGCCCTCCCGAGCGCGGGCCCCATTGGCTGAGCGCTGAGAGGAGGCGTGGGCCGGGCCGGCGGGTTTCATTGAGCGGAATTAGCCGGCTGACGTCAGCCTCGCGGCCCCTCGGGCCGGCCCCGCTCATTGGTGCCGCCGCCCCTCCAGGAAAAGCACATTGTTCCCGCCCCCGGCCGGACCACCGCGCCGCCTCCACCCAGCTATAAAGAGCGGCGGCCCCCGAAAGGTGTGGATGCTGCTCGGCGAGGAGCCCGCGCCCGCGCCCGGGGCCAGGCTCTCCTCTGCGGCCGGCACCCCGCGTCGAGTCCGCGGTGAGTACCCGCCCTCCGCCGGCCGGGCCCGCTCCGAACGCCGGCCCCCAGCTCCTCCCGGACCTAGGGTGCAGCCTCGCGCGCCGGCCCGCCGGCGGGTCCCGCCCCACGGGTCGGCAGCGCCCCGGCCCCGCTCCCCCGCCGAGGGGTCCAGGTGCCCCGGCTGGCGGCGCCGAGGAGCCCCGCGGGCAGCGTGGGCCGTGCGGGCTGCAGGTGCGTGTGCGCTCGCGGGCCCGGGCTCGCCGCGCCGCGTCGGGGGGATGAGCTGGGGGCGTCCGCGCAGGACGCGCCGCGTCGGGGGGGATGAGCTGGGGGCGTCCGCGCAGGACGCGCCGCGTCGGGGGGATGAGCTGGGGGCGTCCGCGCAGGACGCGCCGCGTCGGGGGGGATGAGCTGGGGGCGTCCGCGCAGGAGGCGCCGTGTCGGGGGGATGAGCTGGGGGCGTCCGCGCAGGACGCGCCGTGTCGGGGGGATGAGCTGGGGGCGTCCGCGCAGGAGGCGCAGATGCTTCTCTTTTTAGTTCTCCGTCCTCATTTATCCCCGGCCGGGCCGGGGGAGCCAGCCTGCACAGCGGCCCCGAAACAGCCCCCCGCGGGCGagggtggggatgagggtggggcggAGATGTGCTAGGAGCCCAGGCGCGGCCCCGGCTGCCCGAAGGCCAGGACGAGCATCGAGGTGGACACAGCCGCCTTCGCAGGGCCCCTGGCTGCGGTGCAGGCGGGCGCGCGATTCGGTCtcgcttccctcccctccccgccccgtCAGTGCTTCTGTGCGTCTGTCTGACTGTCTgatttccctcctctcctcaagcCCCCGAGGCTGAAAAGGAAGGAGCCCTCGGAAGGCGCGCTGTCCCCGGGGCCATGGACTCGGACGCCAGCCTGGTGTCCAGTCGGCCGTCGTCGCCAGAACCCGATGACCTTTTCCTGCCCGCCCGGAGCAagggcggcagcggcggcggcttCACGGGGGGCACCGTGTCCTCGTCCACGCCGAGCGACTGCCCGCCGGAGCTGAGCGCCGAGCTGCGAGGGGCCGTGGGCGCGGCGGGCGCGCACCCCGGGGACAAACTGGGCGGCGGGGGCTTCAAGTCCTCTTCCTCCAGCACCTCATCGTCCACGGCCTCGGCCGCCGCGTCCTCCACCAAGAAGGACAAGAAGCAGATGACGGAGCCGGAGCTGCAGCAGCTGCGCCTCAAGATCAACAGCCGCGAGCGCAAGCGCATGCACGACCTCAACATCGCCATGGACGGCCTGCGCGAGGTCATGCCGTACGCGCACGGCCCGTCGGTGCGCAAGCTCTCCAAGATCGCCACGCTGCTGCTGGCGCGCAACTACATCCTCATGCTCACCAACTCGCTGGAGGAGATGAAGCGGCTGGTGAGCGAGATCTACGGCGGCCACCACGCCGGCTTCCACCCGTCGGCCTGCGGCGGCCTGGCGCACTCGGCGCCGctccccgccgccgccgcgcaccccgccgccgccgccgcgcacGCCGCGCACCACCCGGCCGTGCACCACCCCATCCTGCCCCCCGCGgccgccgccgcggccgccgccgccgccgccgccgccgtgtCCAGCGCCTCCCTGCCCGGCTCCGGCCTCAGCTCGGTCGGCTCCATCCGGCCCCCACACGGCCTGCTCAAGTCCCCGGCGGCCGCGGCGGCCGCCCCGCTcgggggcggcggcgggggcggcggcggcggcggcggcggcttcCAGCACTGGGGCGGCATGCCGTGCCCCTGCAGCATGTGCCAGGTGCCGCCTCCGCACCACCACGTGTCGGCCATGGGCGCCGGCAGCCTGCCGCGCCTCACCTCCGACGCCAAGTGAGCCGGCCGGCGGCGCGCGGCCGGAGGGCCGAGGGCTGCGGAGCCGCTGGGACAGGCCCGCGCCGGCTCGGCAGCTCTGCTGCCAGCGGGGAGCTGAACCCTGGGCCTGGGGGGTCCCGGGGAGCCCGGCGTCTGGGAGCAGAAGGAGCGGGGCCTTTGGAGCAGTGGGGAAGGGCGCCCTCGCTTCAGAACCCGGTCGACCCCGGCGGGACGCTGAGGCCGTACAAACCCGCCCCCTCCGTCGCCGGGACTTGTCTCTGTGCCCGCAGGAAGAGTCTACAGACTGACTTCTCCGTGTACTCGGTCGACTCCGGGTCTCGCCTTGGGCAGAGCCCCGGACGGCGAGGAGCGACGGCCTGGTGCCCGCAGGCGCACCCCGGCCCGGGCCAGGGCATCAGGCTGGCGTGGGCACCCGGAGCACCTGGGGTCGCTCATTTCCTCCACTGCGACACCCGTGTGGTCTCAGAGGTGTGGCCTTCCCCGTGTTGACTCGTGGTTTGCTAACAACTCTGCGAGTGTCCCGTTCAGGCCACCGAGCACGCTTTACAGACGCCCAGAATAGAAGCACTTGTGGAAAGATCCCAAACTACCGACATGGGGCGGGATGCTTCGtagatcttatttttaaatagaacccccccaaccccagccctGTCTAAGCACAAGGTAATTTGGTTTCTTAGCCGATTGGGGACAGCTTTGGTGCCTGAGGGCTTGGCAGAACATCAAAAACTTGATGGGAAATATAGTTTGAGTTATTTGGGAGAGGGTCTGTTTTTTTAATactgtgtgtgtaaatataataTCAACGAAGTGCGCGACGCTACGCTCTTTGTTCACGTGACTGCCAGCCCCTCCCGATAAGCCGTCTGTgtcgacccccccccccccgccgtgtTAACACAAGTGGCGAACTCCTTCGGCGCTCCCGGCGCGACCTGCTTCACCACGCGGCCTCCCACGCCGGCCTCGAACACCCCACCTCTCCCGCGCCGCTCCTGCAGAGTCTGTCTATcgcctgttttatttttgtaaagaaaaagaagtgctaaataatatttattacttGTTTGGttgcataaaacaaaacaaatgatggAGTGTtgagattttaaataaaatttaaagtcagCGGGCTGTTTTCTGGCCGTGTGAGGGGGTCGCGGGGAGGGACGAGGAGACGCTGGGGACAGGGGTTCCTCTGGGACGGATTTGTGGCTGGTTTTGCTGGCTTAGCCTGGTAAGCTAAGAAAGGAAGGGATTTTTACCACCTCCTCCCTCCTGGAAATCATGCGTTCTTTAAAAGGGCACTCAGTGATGTGGATCACAGCTTTCCTGTGCTTTCAAATTTCTCCCACCCACCTGGAAACTCCTCACCCCTTCGATCGAAAGTTGAGCTACTTCAGGAATAAATTTTCTTTCCGGAAGTGGGGAACTCTGGGCCTCCAGGTCCGGGGACCCAGCCTCTGCCGAGGTTCTGGGAGCTCCGACAATGCCCTCTTCAGCCACGGTTTTATTTCTTCCGGTGCTCAAGGGCGTTTGCCGGCCCCCACACGCCAGTTTCTTGGCGTGAGCCGTGAGCCCAGCTCTTGGGGCGTTTTGTGCAAAGCTCTTCGGGGTGTTTGATAAGGACTCACTGACCCTTCTCCACACTTGCTTTCCTGAAGTGTGGCTGCCGGGAACCTCACTGGCCTTAGGGCTGTGTTCCGGGAGCCCTGTGGACTTTCCCGGGAAGACCAGGGCTGTTTCTTGGAATCTGCGGTTAAACTGCGGTGCAGATTACGGTTTTCCTATGCCAAACTGCAGACCCCTCCGGTGGCCACTAACAGAACCTATCTAGACTTGGAATTAGAAACTCTCCTTCTTGTTGTTGgagttggttggtttgtttggagTTTGGTTCCTGGGAGTCCAGCCCATTCAGGAGTCTGTCTCCGAGGCCTGAGTGAGGGTGGACCCTTCTGTGGGGCATCAGCTCTGGAACAGGCAAGTCTCCGTCCTCCTGTCTGCTAGTCAGAACTGCGGGCTCTCAGAGCTGGGGTGCTATAGCCCCTCCCAGCTTATCACATAGGGccttcatttgtttgcttgtttgttttttcatttattttattttatttttttcctaaggctAGAAGGTGTCTGTCATTCAGGAGGGCAtgaagaagagacagaggaacCTGTTGAGACAGGGCAGAGCATAGCTGAGTCTAATCCAGCCTCCAGATGCTGACACACACGCAGGGAGGGGAGAAGTCCCCAGCACCTAGCTGAGAACGTGGAGGGGCAGAGCCAGGAACTCCCGAGGCAGCAGCAGCATTTGGCCAGGCCCCGCCAGCCCCTGCCCAGGCCTTCTGCAGAGAAGGCAACTGTTGCCAGGAAAGAATCAAGTCTTCTGTGCCACCTCAGTCCCCAAGTCTCCTGGGGAGCTCTGAGACCCCCCTCAGTCCACCAACGAGGGAGGAGTTGTCCAGCCAGGCTCTGCACCCTCCGCCCTCCGCTGAGCCGCTGGGCAGAGCCCCGAGGGAAAGTGCTCACCAAGAAGCCCAGCAGGTAGCAGCTCCTTGCCCCTGTGGCCCTGGGCTGGGAGGTTGGGATGGAGGTCTCGGTGGCTGATCTACCCTAAGGTGCCAGAGGACTGTGAGTAATCATTTTGACTTCTGTGGGCTTTAAGCTGGGGTCAGGAAGTCTTCAAGGTCCAGTCAGAAAGAATTTGTCACACAGATTGTCACCAGGTTTTACCTCCCCCTCTAGTCCTGAGCAGCCCCTCAGCCTCTGCCAAGCCGTGTCCCATGTCCCTCTTCTTGGCCCTTATGACACCCCAGCTTTCAGGCAAGGGAACTCATCAGATACAAGATCTGAGAGACTGGCTGTTTCTGCCCAGAGCTGCACTGTGGGTGGAGTGGCCAGAGCCCAGTGGCCGGCGAGCCCTGGGAGCAGACCCACCCCACCAGCTTCTGCACTCCCCCTTTCCCTGTTCTCCACTCTCTCCGTGCAGGTCCTGGAGAAGGCCTGAACTACAGGGTTCCTCAATGCCACAGAGGACTTCCACATCCCAGAGCCGGTGAACAGAGCCTTAAAGCGGGCTGGCAGATGAAGCTGGCGGAGGAACGCACTGCCGGGGCCCAGCGGCAGCACTCCCAGGGAGGCCAGGCCTTTAGTGTGGCTGTAGGAAGATATAGTGCCAGGACACCCTGGGTGATGTGCTGTCCCTTCAGCCACCCAGGCAGACAGCCTCCTTTCGCTCAGTGGGGTAAAATGCTGAAGGTTTGCTTGTTTGTAGTTTGGAATACCTGGGCAGAATCGGCCGAGAGGTCTGCCTGAGCTCTATTAAACAACTCCATTAAATAAGCTGCTGCTTGCAGCTCATCTTAGGCACGCAGGCCCCCCTTCCTTACATTAAAGTCCTTCCATCACTACAGATTTTTGTGCCAAGTCTTGCCCTCCCCACACAGCACCAGACGGGATCAAGGGCCACAAGACGCCTTGTGCGCCAGCAACTGTCACGCAGCATCTCCGCAGACCTAGGATGGGGACCACAATCAGGCCTGGCTGTTGGCAGAAGAAGCAGTTGCTGCTTCCAAATCCACCTGCAATGCTGGCGAGAGGCTCAGTACCTTAGCATGACCACCCTGTCAAAAACCCAGCCTCCCAAAGGGGTAGCTGCTCCCTTCCCTGTCAGAGTGGAGATGCATCCCAAGCAGACAGGAGGAGGCTCTGCTCTGGTGGTGCTTGCTAGATAGGGCTCACTTCCccagcacgcacgcacacacacacacacacacacacacacacacacacgcacttcaGCTCTCTCGCAGGAGCTGAGTTACTGCCgtatggctgcattgtctggctGCAGGTTGATGAAGGAAGGTGTAGTTATGAGGCAGAGCTGAGGTGGCAGCTACAGATAAAAAGGCTGAAGGAAGTGAACACACAGTGGGCCCAGCACCCAGAGCTCTGTGATTTCTCACAGTAACTCCGAGGAAGCGCTATTATCCCGTGTCACAGGCTATGGACCCGTGTGAGGTAAGTAACTGACACAGGAAAACTGTCCATAAACCCAGGCAGCGGGCTTGTCCTACGGAGTCTCTGACAGAATCCATAccaagccccacccccagccccagcagTCCCCAGTCTGGCTTAGCTCCAACTGGGGAAGTCTTGAATCTGGtgctgcctcccccaccccaacacacccTTCACCGGCTTTAGGGACGCTCCTGGGTGCTCCCCCTAGGTGCCTGGACCCATCTGTCCCTGACGCCTCCATCTGGGTAGCAGGCTGTGCCGACAGACTTTAGCAATTAGCGGGCTCCGATGGGCCGCGCTGCGAGGGTGGAGGAAGGGCCGAAGCAGGTGAGCCGCGGAGGCTGCTCATTAGGGACTGTCGTTACGGCCAGCACAGCTGCGGGTCCCTACCAGCCGGAATCCCAGGCCTCCACCCCTGTAGGGTTGCGCTTTCCGCGCCTGGGGAGCAGTTCAGAAAGGGGGTCACAAGTTTGCCTGGCGAGAGCGGGCAGACACCAGCACGGGCGCTGGAGGCGGCGGGACCCAGGGCCGTTGCTGGCCCTGTGCTGTCGCCCCTGCGGGACTCCACACCCGGCTTTACTGCGCCGCCACGTCACGCCCGCCCGTGGTGGAGCTGGCCGGAGACATTTCCGTGTGTTGAGCTGCGAAGGCAGACAGCCTGGCGGAGCATTAGCTACCTTGGAGACCGCGTCTTGATGCGGGTTCCTCCAGCCGCCGCTGCGGGGCACAGGGCCTAGGAGAGCTCGCTCGGGAAGCTCGCTCGCTCTGACGCTGCGCTAGGGCCCGCGCCTCCCTAGATCTCACAGGTGGCTGAAGGGGCTACTCGTTCTGtcccgctcgctcgctcgctcggccGGGCGGCTGGGCGCTCATCACCGGTTCCGAATGCAGCAGCGGGCATGTGCCATGCGAAACCCTCCTTTAACGACGGAGGTGGCTACAACAGGGCCTGGGTGCACTGGGTGAAGGTTGGAGGTCTTCCTCCGAGAGAAGCGGGAGCACAGCCAATCCAAAGCGCCCGTTTGTGTGGGGACCGAACGGGCTGCCGGAGCCTGCACCACCCGAATGGGAGCGGCGCGTGTGGGCACACCAGCGTTTGCACGGGCTAAGTTAGGCGCTGCGCACAAGCTGTTGGCTGGAAGTTCATCCGCTGGACGGCGAAATTTGCAACCCTCTCGCTGACTGACTCAGAGCTAGCTACGTCCACAGTCCCGTGAGCTGAGCTTTCTCTTCTTAAGTTCCTCCGGAAGCTAGTCTGCAGAGAAGTCTTACCCTCAGGCCAAGATCAGGCCACAGACAGCCCCCCCCCCATCTGGGAGTAAAAGCCTGCCTTGGAAGCGAGAGGGGCTTCTCAGAAGCTGTGTGATGCAAGATCAGAGTCTGTTTCCTCCACTGTAGAATGGAGACAAGATGGGCATTCTCTAACATGCCCCGGCAGATCAGGCTCTGTCCAGACTATCAGAAGCCCCTGTGTCCCTGTGCACAAGCCTTGGAAACTCTCAGCTGGGGGAGGACAGTTAGGCCCTCTGTCTAGGCCCCTCAAACGACCAGTATAGCATCATTCTGAAGTGCAGCCAGAAGCCTCAGAGAGATGAGACACCTGGGGCCCGAGCTGGGCTGGGGGCTCCCATCTCTGCAAACAATCCAGGCCAGGTCAATGCTAAGGAGACACTGGAGTCCAGTATGGCTTAGCCAACACAGGAAGGAAATCACTTCAGCCAGCCCACAGGGGCACTGGCAGGCAGCTTCCACTGCAGGAAAGAGCCCAGGGCATCCGGAAGGCTGTCCATCTTTTCCAGCTCAATTTCAGCATCTGTGCATTGGTCTTACCATCCTCGCCTTTCTCTCCTGACATCCCCTCCACTGGCAGGATCAGGGCCATATCCTCCCACCAGCGGTCTGGCCCTTGCCATTACCCACTCCTTTCACCTGTTTtaattaaggtaaaaaaaaaatgtcataagCCTCTCCTATCTTACCCTTTTCCTAttttaattaagataaaaattaaatattgtaaGCTATGGGGAGACGACTCAGTCAGTCAAGTGCTCGCCCCATAGACACAAGGACCTGAGGACCAAGGAACACTAGGTGGGGCAGAGAGGCAAGGCTTGCAGTCCATCACAAGGGAGGCAGGTGGGTCCCTAGAGCTCCCCCAAAcacagccaacaaacaaaaacaggcaggCACCTCAAGAGGGACGCGGGAAGCTGTTTCCAAAATCATCTTCACATCCTTCGCTTCCACACACGCTACACACATGGACACTCAGGATGAGGAAGCCCAGGTCTGCTCACCACCCTCCAGGTCTGCTCACCACCCTCCAGGTCTGCTCACCACCCTCCAGGTCTGCTCACCACCCTCCAGCCACCACGTGGCCCCATCTACTTTGGACAGCTAGAAATCTACAGAGAAACAGACTTAAGAAgagtgtttaaaaacaaacaaacaaaaaaatcaagagccTTGACTAGAAGCAGGAAATGGAATATTTCCTCTTGCCAATCAAGAGAGCGACCATGTTTCCCACAGGGACCCAGGAGCTCCGCACACTAAGGTCACGGCTTCCCCGTTTATTGAAAACATGCTTTTCTCCTACGGCATATCCTGGTTACAGCTCCTCCTCTCCTTGAAGTCACAGTTTCAGTCTTCCTCCTCAGTCCTCCACGCTCACTCCCTCACGCTGCTGTGCTGAGCCTCCCTTCTGACAGTAAGCCTAGTCTCAATATCTGACCTCCCTGCTAAGCGGGGCCAGCCGCACCCAAGATGCTCTGCTACGGGCCTGACCGGGGTCAGGGTAGGCACTCAGTGAACGCGAATCAACACCTGCTGCTGACTTTGGGCCATTTTCTTACAGGGAATAAAGGAGGCACAGAGCTTCTCTGGGATCCACGCACGAGGCCACACATGCAAAATCCAGCCCTACAAAGCACATCATCAGATTGTGTTCTcctccacacccctcccccaaaacaTGCTGTTAAAAAAATCTGATGTTTCGGAGGTGTGTCTCACACTGGTCCTGGTACAAATAAGAGATCATTTGCAATGACCAATTAGGATCAAAGCATGTCCTAAAGGTGAAATGGGACATTCCCAAGGCTGAACAAAAGCTGCTTCTAAGCACAAGAAGACCGCAGAC
Proteins encoded in this window:
- the Olig2 gene encoding oligodendrocyte transcription factor 2, whose translation is MLLGEEPAPAPGARLSSAAGTPRRVRAPEAEKEGALGRRAVPGAMDSDASLVSSRPSSPEPDDLFLPARSKGGSGGGFTGGTVSSSTPSDCPPELSAELRGAVGAAGAHPGDKLGGGGFKSSSSSTSSSTASAAASSTKKDKKQMTEPELQQLRLKINSRERKRMHDLNIAMDGLREVMPYAHGPSVRKLSKIATLLLARNYILMLTNSLEEMKRLVSEIYGGHHAGFHPSACGGLAHSAPLPAAAAHPAAAAAHAAHHPAVHHPILPPAAAAAAAAAAAAAVSSASLPGSGLSSVGSIRPPHGLLKSPAAAAAAPLGGGGGGGGGGGGGFQHWGGMPCPCSMCQVPPPHHHVSAMGAGSLPRLTSDAK